The genomic stretch TCGGCGACGCGGCGGCCGGGCGTGATGCCCGGACCCAGGACCAGGAGGGGCACCTGCATCGCTTCCTCGTGCAGGCAGTGCCCGTGCGCCTGGTGCCCGTGCTCGCCGAATGACTCACCGTGGTCCGCCGTGATGATGACGAGCGTCCGCTCGAGGAAGCGGCGCGTGCTGAGGTAGCGCAGGAAGCGCGCCAGGCGCTCGTCGAGATAGTGGACTTCGCCGTCGTAGAGCCGGACGGGCGGCGCCTTCGGGTCGCAGGGCTCGTCCGGTCGCACCGCCAGCGCGTGGCTGGGCGGCGGCGTGTAGGGCGTGTGCACCTGGTAGGTGTGGATGAACAGGAAGAAGGGATCGCCCGGCGCCGTGTCGAGCCATCGCCGCGCGTCGCCGAGGGTCTGGCGCACGCGCCCGGTCGTGCCCCAGGTGGTCGCGCTGCGGTTCTCGCGATACTCGTGGAACCCGCGCCCGAAACCCATGGAGACGGCGAGCGTGGCGTCCTCGGTGAACGCGGCGTTGAAGTAGCCCGCGGCGCGGAGGGCCTGCGGCAGCGTCGGGACGACGGGCGCGAGCACGTCGAGATAGCCGCGCACGCCGTGCGACGCGGGCAGACGGCCCGTGAAGAGCGTCATGTGCGAGGCGGCGGTCGACGGGTAGGCGGCGACCACGTGCTCGAAGAGCGTGCCCGTGGGTACCAGGGCATCGAGGTTCGGGCTGGTCGGGAACGGATAGCCGTACGCGCCCAGGTGCTTCGCGCCGAGCGTGTCGAGCGAGATCAAGATGACGTTGGGTGGCGGCGACGCGCTCGTCGGCGCCTCGACGATCGGGTCGCCGATCGTGGCGGCCAGCACGCGTCCCGCGTGGTACTTCCGCCGCGCGCGCATCCGGAATCGAAACCGCAGGTCGGGCCCGGCGACGCCGGCGAGCGCGATGTCGAACGGGATCCACTGGTCGCAAGGGCTCATCTGGTCGAGGCGGCGATGGAGGACGGCGCGGCTGCGGCGTCCTTGGATGGCGTCGACGCGAACGACGGTGGGCGGCGCGAACTTGCACGCACCCGCCGGCACGCCGATCGCGACCCGCAGGTGCGACCCGGGCGCGACCGTCACCGGCCCGAGCGTGCGGCGCCGCGGTCCCGGCTTCGGCTGGCTCGAGCCGACGACGATGAGACGGACCGAGCGTCCGACCTCCTTGCCGCGGAACTGGAAGACCGCCACCGGCGGCGTCGTGCGCTGGAGCGTCGGCGGCTGCCAGCGCGGTACGCCGTCGACGACGACGAGCGCGCTCGCGATCAGCTGGTCGGAAGACCAGCCGGCGGGCAGGGCGAGGGTCACCTCGATCGTGCGACTCGGGGGGACCTTCGTCTCCGTGCCCCCGATCGTCGCCTGGCCGGCGGGGTCGAAGGCCAGCACCGGCTGCTGGACGCCGCCGATCTCGAGTCGCGGCGGGAGATCGCCCGTGAGATCGAGCAGGTGCACGCGCCGCGGCGTCGCGCCCTCGGCCGCGCCCGCGCGCAGCGCGAGGCAGGCGAACACGAGGGCGACGACCGGTCGCGGACCGCGCGCGGGGCGCCTCGCGATCACGCCGCGCGCCTCCCGTGCGCGCCGACGATCCGCTCGACGAGGCGCAGGGTCGCGGCACCGCAGCTCTCCCAGGTGAGGCTCGCCGCCCACGCGAGCGCGGCGCGCTCCATCGCCGCGCGACGCTCGGGGTGGGCCAACACGTCCACGACGCGTGCGGCGAGCGCTTCGACGTCGCCCCAGGGATAGAGGAGTCCGGTCTCGCCGTCGCGCACGCTGTCGCGGATGCCGGGCGCGTCGGCGGCGACGCAGACGGCTCCGCACGCGTTCGCCTCGACGTTCGTGAGGCCCCATCCCTCCTTCACGGAGGGGTTCACGACCACGTGCGCGGACTGGAGCAGCCGCACCTTCTCGGCGTGCGGCAGGAAGCCGGCGAAGCGGACGGCCTGCGTCAAGCCGAGCGATTCGGTGAGCGCGCGCAGCGCCGGCATGCCGTCGCCGTCGCCGACGATCGTGAGCGTCGTGTCGGGAAACCGCCGGCGCACGAGCGGCAGCGAGCGGATGGCGTGGTCGACGGCCTTGTAGCGTTTGATGCGACCCACGTAGACGAGGCTCGGCGCCGCCGTCTTCGCGACCGCCGGATCGGGATGATAGCGGGCGCGATCGATGCCGCAGTGCACGACCGAGATGCGATCGGCCGCGTAGCCGCGCGCGACGAGATCGTCGCGCGTCGATTCGGAGATCACTTCGAAATCGCAGTGGCGGTAGACCCAGCGCACGGGTTGCTCGGCGGCGTAGACGACGGTCGCGACCAGCGGATTCACCTCCTGGAAGACGGTCGTCCCCATCAAGTGCGGGATCACCGCGAGGATCGGGGCCCGCGCCCACAGCGGGCTGTAGAAGGGGATCTTGTTGATGTCGTCGAGGACGATGTCCGGCGGGTGCGCGGCGGCCACGCGGCGGTAGAGGAACGGCACGGCGAGGTTGAACGTCAGCTCGGAGCCGCCGCGCACGACGTGGTAGCCGTCGGCGTCCTCGGCCGCCTTCGCGCCGGGGAAGCGGGACGTCACCAGAGTGCAGCGGTGCCCCTGGTGACCGAGGTACCGCAGGATCTCCTCCATGTGAACCTCGGCGCCGCCGCCGAGCGGGTTCGCCAGATCCCGCCAGTTGAGGGCGACGATGTGCACTCAGTGGCTCCTTTCGGGCCCGTGCCGAGGGAGGTTCACCGGGTGCCCTGCCGGCGGCTCATGGACGCTTCAGGCCTACGTGCCCGCCCCGCGGTTTGCAAACTCTCGGCGTCTTGCAATCCCGCCCGCGCGCGGGACAATGCCCGGGAGATGGCGTTCGAGTTCCGCCGGCTCTCCGTGCTGGTTCCCGTCTACAACGAGGCGGGGACCGTCCGCACGCTCCTGGCGCGCGTCATGGCCGTCCCGATCCCGAAGGACATCATCGTGGTCGACGACTACTCGTCGGACGGGACCCGCGAGATCCTCGCCGAGTTCCGTCGCGAGACGCCGGACACCGCCCAGAACCGGATCGTGCTCGACTTCCACGCCGAGAACCAGGGCAAGGGGGCCGCCATCCGCACCGCGGCGCAGCACATCGCGGGCGAGATCGCGCTCATCCAGGACGCCGATCTCGAGTACGACCCGGCCGAGTATCCGCGCCTGATCCAACCCATCCTCGACGGCCACGCGGACGTCGTCTTCGGATCGCGCTTCGCGGGCGGGCCGCGCCGTGTGCTGTTCTTCTGGCACACCGTCGCGAACAAGATGCTGACGCTGCTCTCGAACATGTGCACGAACTTGAACCTCACGGACATGGAGACCTGCTACAAGGCGTTCCGGTCCGACATCCTGAAGACGATTCCGATCCGCTCGAACCGTTTCGGCCTCGAGCCCGAGCTGACCGCGAAGGTCGCGCACCTGCGCTGTCGCGTCTACGAGATCCCCATCTCGTACCACGGCCGCGCCTACGCCGAGGGCAAGAAGATCGGCTGGAAGGACGCCTTCTCGGCCGTCTGGACGATCCTGCGCTTCAAGTTCGTGGCCGACATCGGCCGCGAGGACGCCGGCTTCACGACGCTCCGCCGCGTCGAGGTGCTGCGCCGCTACAACGCCTTCCTGTGGAACCTCGTGCAGCCGTTCGTCGGGCGGCGGATCCTCGAGATCGGCTCGGGCACCGGGCTCATGACGAAGTACCTCGCCGGGCGCGGCGACCTCACGGCGACCGACGTCGACCAGGAGTACGTCGATCTCCTCACGCGCACGTTCGCGCATGCGCCGAACGTGCAGGTACGGCACCTGGACCTGGCCACGCTCGGCGCGAACGGCATCCCCAAGCGGACCTTCGACACCGTCGTCTGCTCGAACGTGCTCGAGCACATCGAGGACGACCGCGGGGCGCTCGTCGCCATGCGCGACGTGCTCGAGCCGGGCGGCCGCGTCGTGCTGATCATCCCGGCCATCAAGGCGCTCTACGGATCGATCGACAAGAACATCCACCACTTCCGTCGCTACTCGCGCGAGGAGATCGACGAGAAGCTGCGCGCGGCCGGGCTCGAGGTCGAGCATCTCTCGTACTTCAACATGCTGGGCGTGCCGGGGTGGTGGCTCAACGCGGTCGTGCTGCGGCGGGCCGCGGTGCCGGGCTTCCAGGCCAAGGTGAACGACTGGCTCGTGCCGTGGCTCAGGATGGAGCGCCGCTTCGGTCCGCCGGTGGGGATGTCGCTGCTGGCGGTCGGTCGCGTCGGGGCGTAGCTCCTCGTCATCGCGCGGG from Candidatus Eisenbacteria bacterium encodes the following:
- a CDS encoding sulfatase, whose amino-acid sequence is MIARRPARGPRPVVALVFACLALRAGAAEGATPRRVHLLDLTGDLPPRLEIGGVQQPVLAFDPAGQATIGGTETKVPPSRTIEVTLALPAGWSSDQLIASALVVVDGVPRWQPPTLQRTTPPVAVFQFRGKEVGRSVRLIVVGSSQPKPGPRRRTLGPVTVAPGSHLRVAIGVPAGACKFAPPTVVRVDAIQGRRSRAVLHRRLDQMSPCDQWIPFDIALAGVAGPDLRFRFRMRARRKYHAGRVLAATIGDPIVEAPTSASPPPNVILISLDTLGAKHLGAYGYPFPTSPNLDALVPTGTLFEHVVAAYPSTAASHMTLFTGRLPASHGVRGYLDVLAPVVPTLPQALRAAGYFNAAFTEDATLAVSMGFGRGFHEYRENRSATTWGTTGRVRQTLGDARRWLDTAPGDPFFLFIHTYQVHTPYTPPPSHALAVRPDEPCDPKAPPVRLYDGEVHYLDERLARFLRYLSTRRFLERTLVIITADHGESFGEHGHQAHGHCLHEEAMQVPLLVLGPGITPGRRVADRIGLVDLAPTILDLAGVPPLPDADGRSVVPALRGAPLEARPLVAELEGPLGPMGGTPSPNQRAVWVGDHKVIHDLENGMWWFTDLAHDPDETAVTSLPPIEVLATMKERLEWYHTLTPVAGQGIVGEGTITPAAIEKLRALGYVE
- a CDS encoding glycosyltransferase family 4 protein; the protein is MHIVALNWRDLANPLGGGAEVHMEEILRYLGHQGHRCTLVTSRFPGAKAAEDADGYHVVRGGSELTFNLAVPFLYRRVAAAHPPDIVLDDINKIPFYSPLWARAPILAVIPHLMGTTVFQEVNPLVATVVYAAEQPVRWVYRHCDFEVISESTRDDLVARGYAADRISVVHCGIDRARYHPDPAVAKTAAPSLVYVGRIKRYKAVDHAIRSLPLVRRRFPDTTLTIVGDGDGMPALRALTESLGLTQAVRFAGFLPHAEKVRLLQSAHVVVNPSVKEGWGLTNVEANACGAVCVAADAPGIRDSVRDGETGLLYPWGDVEALAARVVDVLAHPERRAAMERAALAWAASLTWESCGAATLRLVERIVGAHGRRAA
- a CDS encoding glycosyltransferase codes for the protein MAFEFRRLSVLVPVYNEAGTVRTLLARVMAVPIPKDIIVVDDYSSDGTREILAEFRRETPDTAQNRIVLDFHAENQGKGAAIRTAAQHIAGEIALIQDADLEYDPAEYPRLIQPILDGHADVVFGSRFAGGPRRVLFFWHTVANKMLTLLSNMCTNLNLTDMETCYKAFRSDILKTIPIRSNRFGLEPELTAKVAHLRCRVYEIPISYHGRAYAEGKKIGWKDAFSAVWTILRFKFVADIGREDAGFTTLRRVEVLRRYNAFLWNLVQPFVGRRILEIGSGTGLMTKYLAGRGDLTATDVDQEYVDLLTRTFAHAPNVQVRHLDLATLGANGIPKRTFDTVVCSNVLEHIEDDRGALVAMRDVLEPGGRVVLIIPAIKALYGSIDKNIHHFRRYSREEIDEKLRAAGLEVEHLSYFNMLGVPGWWLNAVVLRRAAVPGFQAKVNDWLVPWLRMERRFGPPVGMSLLAVGRVGA